One genomic region from Sorangium aterium encodes:
- the bioD gene encoding ATP-dependent dethiobiotin synthetase BioD: protein MVGTGTGVGKTHVSVALVAALAARGNKVCGLKPIESGVDGTSTTDAEHLALVSSVQPEPAPYRFAEPLSPHLAARRCGRAISLEVAGAWVDRQPAPLAIVESAGALLSPLGPGLTNADLVRALSPDAVVLVGLDRLGILHEVACCTLALRALAPGLPPAVIVLNPPAAPDASTGTNAGELAALGIASGAVVMPRAAPTAPASLAAAQVALARLAMS, encoded by the coding sequence GTGGTCGGAACCGGGACCGGGGTGGGCAAGACACACGTGTCGGTCGCGCTGGTCGCAGCGCTGGCAGCTCGCGGCAACAAGGTCTGCGGCTTGAAGCCCATCGAGTCGGGCGTCGACGGCACCTCGACGACCGACGCCGAACACCTGGCGCTCGTCAGCTCGGTCCAACCCGAGCCAGCACCCTACCGCTTCGCCGAGCCGCTCTCCCCTCACCTGGCAGCGCGCCGTTGCGGACGCGCCATCTCGCTGGAGGTCGCCGGCGCGTGGGTCGACAGGCAGCCAGCTCCCCTTGCCATCGTGGAGAGCGCCGGCGCGCTCCTCTCCCCGCTCGGACCAGGACTGACGAACGCAGACCTCGTGCGCGCACTCTCCCCCGATGCCGTCGTGCTGGTCGGCCTCGACCGGCTAGGCATCCTTCACGAGGTCGCTTGCTGCACGCTCGCCCTCCGTGCGCTCGCTCCTGGTCTTCCGCCAGCCGTGATCGTGCTGAACCCGCCGGCAGCGCCCGACGCATCGACTGGCACAAACGCGGGGGAGCTTGCCGCGCTCGGCATCGCTTCCGGCGCGGTGGTGATGCCGCGCGCGGCTCCAACCGCACCGGCTTCACTCGCCGCGGCGCAGGTCGCCCTGGCACGCCTCGCAATGTCCTAA
- a CDS encoding aminotransferase class I/II-fold pyridoxal phosphate-dependent enzyme: MPAPMDEAFQALNPAPGGVNALRHLQDELSEMERAGLLRTPPAAPAPARMLVLCSNDYLGYAGLALPSEVGTASGAGASRLVSGTHEAHLMAEREIAAWLSVEAALLFSSGYAANVGTVAALARPGDVVVSDALNHASLIDGCRLSGATVEVVGHVDVEAVESALVRARGARRRWVVTESLFSMDGDTPDLRRLRELCDRHDAALIVDEAHALGVFGPRGAGLCAEVGVRPDVLIGTLGKSLGLHGAFVAGSSTLRTYLWNRARSFVYSTGISPVVALAAAERVRRAAADDPARARLALLTRRLRSGLQALGAELLPASSGPILPWILKSTGAAVEMSRRLASEGVLVQAIRPPTVPAGTSRLRIVANASLSESDVERALAGFREAIR; encoded by the coding sequence ATGCCCGCACCCATGGATGAAGCTTTCCAGGCCCTCAACCCCGCGCCTGGAGGCGTGAACGCCCTTCGCCATCTCCAGGACGAGCTCTCCGAGATGGAGCGTGCCGGCCTACTGCGCACGCCTCCAGCGGCCCCGGCTCCAGCGCGAATGCTGGTCCTGTGCTCCAACGACTACCTCGGCTACGCCGGGCTCGCCTTGCCTTCCGAGGTCGGAACCGCGAGCGGTGCGGGGGCGTCCCGCCTGGTGAGCGGGACCCACGAGGCCCATCTGATGGCCGAGAGGGAGATCGCCGCCTGGTTGAGCGTGGAGGCGGCGCTGCTGTTCTCCTCAGGGTATGCGGCCAACGTCGGCACCGTCGCCGCGCTGGCCAGGCCGGGGGATGTCGTCGTGTCGGACGCGCTGAACCACGCGTCGCTCATCGACGGATGCCGTCTCTCGGGAGCGACGGTCGAGGTCGTGGGCCATGTCGACGTGGAGGCGGTCGAGAGCGCTCTCGTGCGGGCCAGGGGCGCCCGCCGCCGGTGGGTGGTGACCGAATCGCTCTTCAGCATGGATGGCGACACCCCCGACCTCCGCCGCCTGCGTGAGCTCTGCGATCGCCACGATGCCGCGTTGATCGTGGACGAGGCGCACGCCCTGGGTGTCTTCGGACCGCGCGGCGCTGGCCTCTGCGCCGAGGTCGGGGTTCGCCCCGACGTGCTCATCGGCACGCTCGGCAAGTCGCTCGGACTCCACGGCGCCTTCGTGGCGGGCTCCTCGACGTTGCGAACTTACCTGTGGAACCGTGCCAGGAGCTTCGTTTACTCGACAGGCATCAGCCCGGTGGTGGCGCTCGCTGCAGCGGAGCGGGTCCGCCGCGCCGCCGCGGACGACCCGGCTCGGGCGCGCCTGGCGCTGCTCACCCGCCGGCTTCGCTCCGGTCTGCAGGCGCTGGGGGCCGAGCTGCTTCCTGCCTCCTCGGGCCCGATCCTCCCGTGGATTCTGAAGTCGACGGGGGCCGCGGTGGAGATGTCTCGACGCCTCGCGAGCGAGGGCGTCCTCGTCCAGGCGATCCGGCCGCCGACGGTGCCGGCGGGCACGTCGCGGCTCCGTATCGTGGCGAACGCGTCGCTCTCCGAGTCGGACGTCGAGCGTGCCCTCGCAGGGTTCCGGGAGGCGATACGATGA
- a CDS encoding cell division protein ZapA codes for MQLRVGGQTYRVVTSASDEELQRLAAVVDQKLATVVPAGRAVTPQAMLLAAIALAHDLEQERTRASAIAGRARDAFGRILQRVDAVLGAGPESPSSSGANDSTR; via the coding sequence GTGCAGCTACGGGTAGGAGGTCAGACCTACCGCGTGGTGACGTCCGCGAGCGACGAGGAGCTCCAGCGGCTCGCCGCGGTCGTCGATCAGAAGCTCGCTACCGTTGTGCCCGCCGGCCGTGCCGTGACCCCCCAGGCCATGTTGCTCGCCGCCATCGCGCTCGCGCACGATCTCGAGCAGGAGCGGACCCGGGCGTCGGCGATCGCAGGGCGCGCGCGGGACGCATTTGGCCGTATCCTGCAGCGGGTCGACGCGGTCCTCGGCGCCGGTCCGGAGTCGCCCTCGTCCAGCGGAGCGAACGACAGCACGCGCTGA